A section of the Apodemus sylvaticus chromosome 10, mApoSyl1.1, whole genome shotgun sequence genome encodes:
- the LOC127694103 gene encoding olfactory receptor 1496-like: MKMNNKTAITQFLLLGLPISPEYKHLFYALFLTMYLTTVLGNLLIIVLIQLDSHLHTPMYFFLSNLSFTDLCFSSVTMPKLLQNMQSQDPSISYGGCLAQIYFLMAFGDMESFLLTVMAYDRYVAICFPLHYTSVMSLKLCTCLVLLLWMLTTSHALMHTLLAARLSFCENNVILDFFCDLFALLKLACSDTYINDLLILIMGGLIFIIPFLLIVMSYARIISSILKVPSTQGIYKVFSTCGSHLSVVSLFYGTIIGLYLCPSGNNSTVKETAMAMMYTVVTPMLNPFIYSLRNRDMKRALIRVICSKKISL, encoded by the coding sequence atgaaaatgaacaACAAAACTGCCATCACCCAGTTCCTCCTCCTGGGTCTGCCCATTTCCCCAGAGTACAAACATCTATTTTATGCCCTGTTTCTAACTATGTACCTCACCACCGTCCTGGGAAACCTCCTAATCATTGTCCTTATTCAACTGGACTCccatctccacacacccatgtacttttttctcagcaacttGTCCTTCACTGATCTCTGCTTTTCTTCTGTCACAATGCCCAAGTTGCTGCAGAACATGCAGAGCCAGGACCCATCCATCTCCTATGGAGGGTGTTTGGCACAAATATACTTCCTTATGGCTTTTGGAGATATGGAGAGCTTTCTTCTTACagtcatggcctatgaccgctatgtggccatctgcttccctctgcattACACCAGCGTTATGAGCCTCAAGCTGTGTACTTGTCTAGTGCTGCTATTGTGGATGCTTACAACATCCCACGCCTTGATGCACACCCTGCTTGCAGCAAGACTGTCTTTTTGTGAGAACAATGTGATCCTCGACTTTTTCTGTGACCTATTTGCGCTCTTAAAGCTGGCCTGCTCAGACACTTATATTAATGATTTGTTGATACTCATCATGGGAGGGCTCATCTTTATTATTCCATTCCTCCTAATTGTTATGTCCTATGCAAGGATCATCTCCTCCATTCTTAAAGTTCCATCTACTCAAGGCATATACAAGGTTTTCTCCACCTGTGGTTCCCATCTGTCTGTGGTGTCACTGTTCTATGGGACAATTATTGGCCTCTACTTATGTCCATCAGGTAATAATTCCACTGTAAAGGAGACTGCCATGGCCATGATGTACACAGTGGTGACTCCCATGCTGAACCCCTTCATAtacagcctgaggaacagagACATGAAGAGAGCCCTAATAAGAGTTATCTGCAGTAAGAAAATCTCTCTGTAA